The Saccharomonospora glauca K62 genome has a segment encoding these proteins:
- the alaS gene encoding alanine--tRNA ligase: protein METHEINKRFLDYFEKRGHTKVPSASLILDDPTLLFVNAGMVQFKPYFLGEVPAPYPRATSVQKCVRTGDIDEVGKTTRHNTFFQMAGNFSFGDYFKQGAIERAWELLTTSQDDGGLGFDPDRLWVTVYEHDAETAAMWREIAGLPSERIQFRGADDNYWDMGVPGPCGPCSEIYYDRGPEYGREGGPVVDEDRYLEIWNLVFMQEIRGELSPKKGHPPIGELPQKNIDTGMGVERVAYLLQGVENVYETDLVRPVIKRAEEFSGRRYGADHADDVRFRVIADHARSGVMLIADGVTPGNEARGYVLRRLLRRIVRSVRLLGVHEPVLPEFAAVVRDAMSPSYPEVAREFDRISDVMRVEEETFLATLTSGSRIFDLAARETKRSGGTILSGDKAFQLHDTYGFPIDLTLEMAAEQGLSVDEEGFRTLMEQQRQRAKADAAARKTGHGDLSVYRSLLDAHGETEFIGYTDLQATARVLGLLVDGQPVRSASEGTKAELVLDRTPFYAEGGGQIADTGVLVGEGAEVKVLDVQKVVPGLYVHRVEVVAGEVGVDTELAASVDGTRRESIARSHSATHLVHAAVRGAYGNRAAQAGSLNTPGRMRFDFTTPKSVSANVLTEVEEEVNDYLQTDVEVQTYVTTKDKALELGAVALFGEKYGNNVRVVDMGDYSRELCGGTHVERIGQLGLVKLVGDASVGSGVHRVEALVGTDALRHVRKEQLLVSQLASTLKVPTDELPSRIEDVLTRLRNAEKEIEQLKLREVLGSADTLASRARDVGGISVVAEKLDRAVDAGALRALTGEVRNRLGSRPGVVALFSPAGEGKVSFVVATTAAARDAGLAAGKLVPSFAEPLGARGGGKPDMAQGGGTRPEGVERAIDALRAAVAESR from the coding sequence GTGGAAACTCACGAAATCAACAAGCGGTTCCTCGACTACTTCGAAAAGCGCGGTCACACCAAGGTCCCCAGCGCCTCGCTGATCCTGGACGACCCGACGTTGCTGTTCGTCAACGCGGGAATGGTGCAGTTCAAGCCGTACTTCCTCGGCGAGGTCCCGGCTCCCTACCCGCGTGCCACGAGCGTGCAGAAGTGCGTGCGCACCGGTGACATCGACGAGGTCGGCAAGACCACCCGCCACAACACGTTCTTCCAGATGGCGGGCAACTTCTCGTTCGGCGACTACTTCAAGCAGGGCGCCATCGAGCGGGCGTGGGAGCTGCTCACGACCTCGCAGGACGACGGCGGCCTGGGGTTCGACCCGGACCGGCTGTGGGTCACGGTGTACGAGCACGACGCCGAGACCGCGGCGATGTGGCGGGAGATCGCGGGTCTGCCGTCGGAGCGCATCCAGTTCCGCGGCGCCGACGACAACTACTGGGACATGGGCGTTCCCGGTCCGTGCGGCCCGTGCTCGGAGATCTACTACGACCGGGGTCCCGAGTACGGTCGGGAAGGCGGCCCCGTGGTGGACGAGGACCGCTACCTCGAAATCTGGAACCTCGTGTTCATGCAGGAGATCCGCGGTGAGCTGAGCCCGAAGAAGGGACATCCGCCCATCGGGGAACTGCCGCAGAAGAACATCGACACGGGCATGGGCGTCGAGCGCGTCGCCTACCTGCTGCAGGGCGTGGAGAACGTCTACGAGACCGACCTGGTGCGTCCGGTGATCAAGCGCGCCGAGGAGTTCTCCGGCCGCCGCTACGGCGCCGACCACGCCGACGACGTCCGCTTCCGGGTGATCGCCGACCACGCGCGTTCGGGCGTCATGTTGATCGCCGACGGCGTCACGCCCGGCAACGAGGCTCGCGGCTACGTGCTGCGTCGCCTGCTGCGGCGCATCGTGCGTTCGGTGCGGCTGCTCGGGGTGCACGAGCCCGTGCTGCCGGAGTTCGCCGCCGTGGTGCGTGACGCGATGTCGCCCTCCTACCCGGAGGTGGCGCGGGAGTTCGACCGCATCAGCGACGTGATGCGGGTGGAGGAGGAGACCTTCCTCGCCACGCTGACCAGCGGGTCGCGCATCTTCGACCTGGCCGCGCGGGAGACCAAGCGCTCCGGCGGCACGATCCTGTCCGGTGACAAGGCGTTCCAGCTGCACGACACCTACGGCTTCCCCATCGACTTGACCCTGGAGATGGCGGCCGAGCAGGGGCTGTCGGTCGACGAGGAGGGCTTCCGCACGCTCATGGAGCAGCAGCGGCAGCGGGCCAAGGCCGACGCCGCCGCGCGGAAGACCGGGCATGGTGACCTGTCGGTCTACCGCAGCCTGCTGGACGCCCACGGCGAGACGGAGTTCATCGGCTACACCGATCTCCAGGCCACGGCGCGGGTGCTGGGCCTGCTGGTCGACGGGCAGCCCGTCCGGTCGGCCTCGGAAGGCACCAAGGCCGAACTCGTGCTGGACCGCACCCCGTTCTACGCCGAGGGCGGTGGCCAGATCGCGGACACCGGCGTGCTCGTCGGCGAGGGCGCCGAGGTGAAGGTGCTCGACGTGCAGAAGGTCGTGCCGGGCCTGTACGTGCACCGGGTCGAGGTCGTCGCGGGCGAGGTGGGCGTGGACACGGAACTCGCCGCCTCCGTGGACGGCACGCGCCGGGAGTCCATCGCGCGGTCGCACTCCGCCACTCACCTCGTGCACGCGGCCGTGCGGGGCGCCTACGGCAACCGGGCGGCCCAGGCCGGGTCGTTGAACACCCCCGGTCGTATGCGGTTCGACTTCACCACCCCGAAGTCGGTGTCGGCCAACGTGCTGACGGAGGTCGAGGAGGAGGTCAACGACTACCTCCAGACCGACGTCGAGGTGCAGACGTACGTCACCACGAAGGACAAGGCCCTCGAACTGGGCGCGGTGGCGCTGTTCGGTGAGAAGTACGGCAACAACGTCCGGGTCGTCGACATGGGCGACTACTCGCGTGAGCTGTGCGGTGGGACCCACGTCGAGCGCATCGGCCAACTTGGTCTGGTCAAGCTCGTCGGCGACGCCTCGGTGGGCTCGGGTGTCCACCGGGTCGAGGCGCTGGTGGGCACCGACGCGCTCCGCCACGTACGCAAGGAACAGCTGCTGGTCTCGCAGCTCGCGAGCACGTTGAAGGTGCCGACCGACGAACTGCCGTCGCGCATCGAGGACGTGCTCACCCGCCTGCGCAACGCGGAGAAGGAGATCGAGCAGCTCAAGCTGCGCGAGGTGTTGGGCTCGGCCGACACGCTGGCGAGCCGGGCACGGGACGTCGGCGGGATCTCCGTCGTCGCCGAGAAGCTCGACCGGGCCGTCGACGCGGGGGCGCTGCGGGCGCTCACCGGTGAGGTGCGCAACCGGCTCGGGTCGCGGCCCGGCGTGGTGGCCCTGTTCTCCCCGGCCGGCGAGGGCAAGGTGAGCTTCGTGGTGGCCACCACGGCCGCCGCGCGAGACGCCGGTCTGGCCGCGGGCAAGCTGGTGCCGTCGTTCGCCGAACCGCTCGGCGCGCGTGGCGGCGGCAAGCCGGACATGGCTCAGGGAGGCGGTACTCGTCCGGAGGGCGTCGAGCGAGCCATCGACGCTCTGCGCGCGGCCGTCGCGGAGAGCCGGTGA
- the ruvX gene encoding Holliday junction resolvase RuvX, giving the protein MSDVRPDRPGVDDPGPGRRLAVDVGSVRVGVALSDPAPILATPLVTLSRDVETDRDLDELSRLVAEHDVVEVIVGLPRTLADRHGTAAAIATEYARRLAERVAPVAVRLADERLSTVSASRMLSKRGVKGRKQRAVVDQAAAVEILQGWLDGRAAAIAREAER; this is encoded by the coding sequence GTGAGCGACGTCAGACCCGACCGGCCGGGAGTTGACGACCCCGGCCCCGGTCGACGCCTCGCCGTGGACGTCGGGTCGGTGCGGGTCGGGGTCGCGCTCAGCGATCCCGCACCGATCCTGGCGACGCCACTCGTTACCCTGTCGCGTGATGTCGAGACCGACAGAGACCTCGACGAGCTGAGTCGGCTTGTCGCCGAGCACGATGTCGTCGAGGTGATCGTGGGACTTCCGAGGACACTGGCCGACCGTCACGGCACCGCCGCTGCCATCGCCACGGAGTACGCGCGGCGACTGGCCGAGCGGGTCGCACCCGTCGCGGTCCGGCTGGCCGACGAAAGGCTGAGCACCGTGAGCGCGAGCCGCATGTTGTCGAAGCGGGGCGTGAAGGGACGTAAGCAACGAGCCGTGGTCGACCAGGCCGCCGCCGTGGAGATCCTCCAGGGCTGGCTCGACGGCCGTGCTGCCGCCATCGCACGGGAGGCGGAACGGTAG
- the mltG gene encoding endolytic transglycosylase MltG, producing MRRRPSPNDGVPPDNNPTEILELDEPYDDLYDEEIEGEYRDYDEDYDDYDSGYAERVDESRGSARGDLEEKDRADVDDDAEHDSDDREEPDLLDDVDDELDTKREGKGRRLVKWAGALALLALLSVGAFFGARELLGFGYDDYDGPGEKDVILHVEEGDVTSAIAAKLVELDVVASSEAFIKAGEDDERILGIQPGYYQVKTKMSGEAAVAALVDSDSRVGHLQIKPGTKLADVIQPDDSVTPGIYTLLERASCLRVDGEEQCVSADELRKAADSADLAELGVPDWAVASAEKAPKGHKLEGLIAPGVYDLRPGGDAEDLLSQVLEASATRMEAAGLPSAAGSTPYSPYQILTIASIVELEAVKADFTKVASVIYNRLEINMELQMDSTVNYPLKRPVLTTKAEERAKETPWNTYSMYGLPETPIGSPSMEAIEAALEPEETDYLYFVKCEENGLSCFNVELADHEAARKEAQARGVY from the coding sequence ATGCGGCGTCGGCCGTCGCCCAACGACGGTGTTCCCCCGGACAACAACCCCACCGAGATCCTCGAACTCGACGAGCCCTACGACGACCTCTACGACGAGGAGATCGAGGGCGAGTACCGGGACTACGACGAGGACTACGACGACTACGACTCCGGCTATGCGGAGCGCGTCGACGAGTCCAGGGGGAGCGCTCGCGGGGACCTCGAGGAGAAGGACCGCGCCGACGTGGACGACGACGCCGAGCACGACTCCGACGATCGGGAGGAGCCGGACCTCCTCGACGACGTGGACGACGAGCTCGACACCAAGCGCGAGGGCAAGGGCCGCCGACTGGTGAAGTGGGCGGGTGCCCTGGCCCTGCTGGCGTTGCTGAGCGTTGGGGCGTTCTTCGGTGCCCGTGAGCTGTTGGGCTTCGGCTACGACGACTACGACGGGCCCGGCGAGAAGGACGTGATCCTCCACGTGGAGGAAGGCGACGTCACGAGTGCCATCGCGGCGAAGCTCGTCGAGCTCGACGTGGTGGCCAGCTCCGAGGCCTTCATCAAGGCCGGTGAGGACGACGAGCGGATACTCGGCATCCAGCCCGGCTACTACCAGGTCAAGACCAAGATGTCCGGTGAGGCGGCCGTGGCGGCCCTCGTGGACTCCGACTCCAGGGTCGGACACCTCCAGATCAAGCCCGGCACCAAGCTCGCCGACGTCATCCAGCCCGACGACTCGGTGACGCCGGGGATCTACACGTTGCTGGAACGGGCCTCCTGCTTGCGCGTGGACGGCGAGGAGCAGTGCGTGTCGGCCGACGAGCTTCGAAAGGCCGCCGACTCCGCGGACCTCGCCGAACTCGGGGTCCCGGACTGGGCCGTGGCCAGCGCCGAGAAGGCCCCGAAGGGGCACAAGCTGGAGGGCCTGATCGCGCCGGGCGTCTACGACCTCAGGCCCGGAGGGGACGCCGAGGATCTGCTGTCGCAGGTTCTCGAGGCCTCGGCCACGAGGATGGAGGCGGCGGGCCTGCCGAGCGCGGCGGGGAGCACGCCGTACAGCCCGTACCAGATCCTGACCATCGCCTCGATCGTCGAGCTGGAGGCGGTCAAGGCCGACTTCACGAAGGTGGCCAGCGTCATCTACAACCGGTTGGAAATCAACATGGAGTTGCAGATGGACTCCACCGTGAACTACCCGTTGAAGCGACCGGTTTTGACCACCAAGGCGGAGGAGCGGGCCAAGGAGACGCCGTGGAACACCTACAGCATGTACGGTCTTCCCGAGACTCCGATCGGTTCGCCGAGCATGGAGGCCATCGAGGCGGCGTTGGAGCCGGAGGAGACCGACTACCTGTACTTCGTCAAGTGTGAGGAAAACGGGTTGTCGTGCTTCAACGTGGAGCTCGCCGACCACGAGGCTGCCCGAAAGGAGGCGCAGGCTCGCGGTGTCTACTGA
- a CDS encoding shikimate dehydrogenase yields the protein MSTESDTSTTTSRRAGVLGSPVRHSLSPVLHNAAYAALGLTGWHYDTHEVDAETLPGFVRSLGDEWVGLSVTMPGKRAALAVADEVTPRATAVGAANTLTRLPSGGWRADCTDVDGVVGALRAAGGFRAGEGRTAVVLGAGGTASATVTALGELGLSDVHVVVRDPARAHATTEAARRAGLEVSVHRWADTDFGELATGAQALVSTVPPDAVAPHADALAAVPCVLDVIYHPWPTPLAEAVAARSGRVATGLDMLLHQAFGQVEQFTGRPAPREVMRDALREATGDILPLPLD from the coding sequence GTGTCTACTGAGTCCGACACGTCCACGACGACCTCGCGGAGGGCGGGGGTGCTCGGCTCCCCCGTGCGGCACTCGTTGTCTCCCGTGCTGCACAACGCCGCGTACGCCGCCCTCGGACTCACCGGCTGGCACTACGACACCCACGAAGTGGACGCCGAGACGTTGCCGGGGTTCGTTCGCTCCCTCGGGGACGAGTGGGTGGGACTGTCGGTGACCATGCCCGGTAAACGGGCGGCGTTGGCGGTGGCCGACGAGGTGACTCCGAGGGCCACGGCCGTGGGGGCGGCCAACACGCTCACCCGCCTCCCCTCGGGTGGCTGGCGTGCGGACTGCACCGATGTGGACGGTGTCGTCGGCGCGCTCCGGGCCGCGGGAGGTTTCCGCGCCGGAGAGGGGCGGACCGCCGTGGTCCTGGGAGCCGGAGGGACGGCCTCGGCGACCGTGACGGCTCTCGGCGAACTCGGGCTTTCGGACGTCCACGTGGTGGTGCGTGACCCGGCGCGGGCTCACGCCACCACGGAGGCGGCCCGCCGGGCCGGGCTGGAGGTCTCCGTGCATCGGTGGGCGGACACGGATTTCGGGGAACTCGCCACCGGAGCACAGGCGCTGGTGAGCACCGTGCCCCCCGACGCCGTGGCGCCGCACGCGGACGCGCTCGCCGCGGTGCCGTGCGTCCTCGACGTGATCTACCACCCGTGGCCGACGCCGTTGGCCGAGGCGGTGGCGGCCCGGTCCGGCCGGGTGGCCACGGGGCTGGACATGCTGTTGCACCAGGCGTTCGGCCAGGTGGAGCAGTTCACGGGCCGGCCCGCGCCACGCGAGGTGATGCGCGATGCGCTGCGTGAGGCCACCGGGGACATCCTGCCGTTGCCGTTGGACTGA
- a CDS encoding endonuclease/exonuclease/phosphatase family protein has protein sequence MRGRVAALTAALVLSGTAGVASAEPVDREPVRFATFNASLNRATEGELLADLSTPDDEQAAAVAEVIQRSRPDVLLINEFDYVEGGAAVDAFRRNYLEVPQHGAKPIHYPYAYTAPVNTGVQTGYDLNRDGMVGGPDDAHGFGDFVGQYGMVVLSRYPIDTEHVRTFRSFLWKDMPGALLPDDVDTPEPGDWYSPEVLEVLRLSSKSHWDVPVRIGRRTVHVLAAHPTPPSFDGPEDRNGTRNHDEIRFWADYVTPGRGDYIYDDEGRRGGLAPNERFVIVGDYNADPLDGDSTAGAVNQMLDAPRVHDTRPASVGGAVAARLQGGANDDHRGDPWLDTADFGDEQPGNLRVDYVLPSRELKVVGDGVFWSVPGSRLDRLNSTSDHHLVWVEVRP, from the coding sequence ATGCGCGGAAGGGTTGCGGCGCTGACGGCCGCGTTGGTGTTGTCGGGAACGGCCGGGGTCGCGTCGGCGGAGCCCGTCGACCGGGAGCCGGTGCGGTTCGCGACGTTCAACGCCTCGCTCAACCGCGCCACCGAGGGCGAATTGCTCGCCGATCTGTCCACACCGGACGACGAACAGGCCGCGGCCGTCGCCGAGGTGATCCAGCGCAGCAGGCCCGACGTGCTGCTGATCAACGAGTTCGACTACGTGGAGGGCGGCGCTGCGGTCGACGCGTTCCGGCGTAATTACCTCGAAGTGCCGCAGCACGGTGCGAAGCCCATTCACTACCCGTACGCCTACACGGCGCCGGTCAACACGGGCGTGCAGACGGGGTACGACCTCAACCGCGACGGGATGGTGGGTGGCCCGGACGACGCGCACGGGTTCGGCGACTTCGTCGGACAGTACGGAATGGTCGTTCTCTCGCGCTATCCCATCGACACCGAGCACGTACGGACGTTCCGGTCATTTTTGTGGAAGGACATGCCCGGCGCGTTGCTGCCGGACGACGTGGACACCCCGGAGCCGGGGGACTGGTACTCGCCGGAGGTGCTGGAGGTACTTCGGCTGTCGTCGAAGTCGCATTGGGACGTTCCCGTCAGGATCGGTCGGCGGACCGTCCACGTGCTCGCCGCGCACCCGACTCCACCGTCGTTCGACGGGCCGGAGGACCGCAACGGCACGCGCAACCACGACGAGATCCGATTCTGGGCCGACTACGTCACTCCCGGACGCGGCGACTACATCTACGACGACGAGGGCCGTCGGGGCGGTCTCGCGCCGAACGAGCGGTTCGTCATCGTGGGTGACTACAACGCCGACCCCCTCGACGGCGACAGCACCGCCGGTGCCGTGAACCAGATGCTCGATGCGCCGCGCGTCCACGACACCCGGCCGGCCAGCGTGGGAGGCGCCGTGGCGGCACGACTTCAGGGCGGCGCCAACGACGACCACCGGGGTGACCCGTGGCTGGACACCGCTGACTTCGGGGACGAGCAGCCGGGCAATCTGCGCGTCGACTACGTGTTGCCCTCCCGCGAGCTGAAGGTCGTGGGAGACGGCGTGTTCTGGTCCGTTCCGGGGTCCCGGCTCGACCGCCTCAACTCCACCTCCGACCACCACCTGGTGTGGGTGGAGGTACGCCCCTGA
- a CDS encoding D-2-hydroxyacid dehydrogenase family protein, whose product MRIAILDDYQNVARELADWDSLDAELHVFTEHIADEDELVRRLAGFDVVVAMRERTPFPESVLSRLPDLRLLVTTGRRNASIDVAAARRHGILVCGTGYVSHPTVELTWALILAACRHLPTELRAMREGGWQSTLGVGLRGRTLGVLGLGRLGSQVAKIGQAFGMRTIAWSHNLTPARAAEHGVTAVSKDELLASSDVLTVHLVLSERTRGLLGAAELAAMKPTALLVNTSRGPIVDTDALVRALRDGVIAGAALDVYDEEPLPADHPLRSLPNAVLTPHIGFVTRDTYEVFYRDAVADIAAFRKGEPVRVLEP is encoded by the coding sequence ATGCGGATCGCGATCCTCGACGACTACCAGAACGTCGCACGGGAACTGGCCGACTGGGACTCGCTCGACGCCGAGCTCCACGTCTTCACCGAGCACATCGCCGACGAGGACGAACTCGTGCGGCGGCTGGCGGGTTTCGACGTGGTGGTGGCCATGCGGGAGCGCACGCCGTTCCCCGAGTCCGTGCTGTCGCGGCTGCCCGACTTGCGGCTGTTGGTGACCACGGGGCGGCGCAACGCGTCCATCGACGTCGCGGCCGCGCGGCGACACGGCATCCTCGTGTGCGGCACCGGATACGTGTCGCATCCGACGGTGGAGCTGACGTGGGCGTTGATCCTCGCTGCCTGTCGTCACCTGCCCACCGAACTGCGGGCCATGCGTGAGGGCGGCTGGCAGAGCACCCTCGGGGTGGGACTGCGTGGCCGCACCCTGGGCGTGCTCGGGCTGGGACGGCTCGGGTCGCAGGTGGCCAAGATCGGGCAGGCCTTCGGGATGCGCACGATCGCGTGGAGCCACAACCTCACCCCCGCCAGGGCCGCCGAGCACGGTGTCACGGCGGTGTCGAAGGACGAGCTGCTGGCGAGTTCGGACGTGCTGACGGTGCACCTCGTGCTCAGCGAGCGCACGCGAGGGCTCCTCGGCGCCGCCGAACTCGCGGCCATGAAGCCCACCGCACTGTTGGTGAACACCTCGCGCGGGCCCATTGTGGACACCGACGCCCTCGTGCGGGCGCTGCGCGACGGCGTGATCGCCGGAGCAGCCCTCGACGTCTACGACGAGGAACCCCTGCCCGCCGACCATCCACTGAGGTCGTTGCCCAACGCCGTGCTCACCCCGCACATCGGGTTCGTGACACGCGACACCTACGAGGTGTTCTACCGCGACGCCGTGGCCGACATCGCCGCGTTCCGCAAAGGCGAGCCGGTGCGAGTGCTGGAGCCGTGA
- a CDS encoding serine hydrolase domain-containing protein → MESVRLIEQWPVDNAATAVVRADGTVLGTHGDTARIFPLASVTKLFTAYTALIAVEEGAVELDQPAGPEGATIRHLLAHTAGLGFNEHRVLAPPGQRRLYSSAGFEQLADAIAEHTGIAFDTYQDEALFQPLGMRDTVLKGSPGAGAESCVDDLVRFATELQNPSLIDRSTLDTATRVAFPGLNGVLPGFGHQKPNDWGLGFELRGNKAPHWTGKRSSPRTFGHFGQSGTFLWVDPDAGVACIALTDRAFGPWAAQVWPEFTDAVLAELA, encoded by the coding sequence ATGGAGAGCGTGCGGCTGATCGAGCAGTGGCCCGTCGACAACGCGGCCACGGCGGTGGTGCGAGCGGACGGGACGGTACTCGGCACCCACGGTGACACGGCGCGGATCTTTCCCCTCGCGTCGGTGACCAAGCTCTTCACGGCCTACACCGCCCTCATCGCCGTCGAGGAGGGCGCCGTGGAACTCGATCAGCCCGCGGGCCCCGAGGGCGCCACGATCCGGCACCTGCTCGCACACACGGCGGGCCTCGGGTTCAACGAACACCGGGTGCTCGCCCCTCCCGGTCAGCGTCGCCTGTACTCCAGTGCGGGTTTCGAGCAGCTCGCCGACGCCATCGCCGAGCACACCGGCATCGCGTTCGACACTTACCAGGACGAGGCGCTGTTCCAGCCGCTCGGCATGCGTGACACCGTCCTCAAGGGTTCACCGGGCGCGGGCGCGGAGTCGTGTGTGGACGATCTGGTGCGCTTCGCCACCGAACTCCAGAACCCGAGCCTGATCGACCGCTCCACGCTGGACACCGCGACTCGGGTCGCGTTTCCCGGTCTCAACGGTGTGCTTCCCGGCTTCGGCCACCAGAAGCCCAACGACTGGGGGCTCGGCTTCGAACTGCGGGGCAACAAGGCCCCCCACTGGACCGGTAAGCGCAGCTCGCCGAGGACGTTCGGCCACTTCGGTCAGTCGGGCACCTTCCTGTGGGTGGATCCCGATGCGGGCGTGGCGTGCATCGCACTGACCGACCGGGCCTTCGGTCCCTGGGCGGCGCAGGTGTGGCCCGAGTTCACCGACGCCGTGCTCGCCGAACTCGCCTGA
- a CDS encoding dienelactone hydrolase family protein, with product MTVPFGVGVESATLPGELTVPADAIGVVAFAHGSGSSRHSPRNTAVARSLQDHRLATLLFDLLSTAEERRDSATGELRFDIGLLADRLVAAVDRLVADPATRGLPLGLFGASTGAAAALVAAARRPEVVRAVVSRGGRPDLAGDALSEVECPTLLVVGGSDTQVLRLNERAAHRLAGPHELEVVPKATHLFTEPGALERVAELAAEWFARHLPS from the coding sequence GTGACCGTCCCGTTCGGGGTGGGGGTGGAGTCCGCGACGTTGCCGGGCGAGCTGACGGTGCCCGCCGACGCGATCGGCGTGGTGGCGTTCGCCCACGGCTCCGGCAGTTCCCGGCACAGTCCGCGTAACACGGCGGTGGCCCGCAGCCTGCAGGACCACCGGCTGGCGACGTTGCTGTTCGATCTGCTGTCCACCGCCGAGGAGCGGCGGGACTCCGCGACGGGTGAGCTCCGGTTCGACATCGGGCTGCTGGCCGACCGGCTCGTCGCCGCCGTGGACCGGCTCGTGGCGGACCCCGCGACCCGTGGCCTGCCGCTCGGGCTGTTCGGAGCGAGCACCGGGGCGGCGGCGGCCCTCGTGGCCGCCGCACGCAGGCCGGAAGTGGTCCGTGCCGTCGTCTCGCGCGGCGGACGCCCCGACCTCGCCGGTGACGCGTTGTCGGAGGTCGAGTGCCCCACCCTGCTCGTGGTGGGCGGTTCGGACACGCAGGTACTGCGGCTCAACGAGCGGGCCGCCCATCGCCTGGCCGGGCCGCACGAGCTGGAGGTCGTTCCGAAAGCCACGCATCTGTTCACGGAACCCGGAGCGCTGGAGCGGGTCGCCGAGCTCGCCGCGGAGTGGTTCGCCCGCCATCTACCGTCCTGA
- a CDS encoding phosphoribosyltransferase translates to MMSGTVAGRVYADRGAAGRALAEALRDTDWVDPVVLGLARGGVPVAAEVAAELKAPLDVAVARKIGAPGRPEFGIGAVTAHGPMVVDDHSVRLLGLTREDLDRAGAREREEVLRRLDVYQRGREPERIEGRDVLLVDDGLATGVTATAALRSLRREGPRRLVFASPVCAPQAASALRAEADRVVCVSEPANFQAVGQWYGDFSQTDDDEVVALLARYSGRTP, encoded by the coding sequence ATGATGTCCGGGACAGTCGCCGGACGGGTCTACGCCGACCGCGGTGCGGCCGGGCGGGCTCTCGCCGAGGCACTGCGGGACACCGACTGGGTCGATCCCGTCGTCCTGGGGCTCGCCCGCGGCGGGGTTCCCGTGGCCGCCGAGGTGGCGGCGGAACTCAAGGCGCCGCTCGACGTGGCGGTGGCGCGCAAGATCGGCGCGCCCGGACGCCCCGAGTTCGGCATCGGCGCGGTCACCGCCCACGGGCCCATGGTGGTGGACGACCACAGCGTGCGCCTGCTGGGCCTGACCCGCGAGGACCTCGACCGCGCGGGCGCGCGGGAACGGGAGGAGGTCCTGCGCAGACTCGACGTCTACCAGCGCGGACGCGAGCCCGAACGGATCGAGGGACGCGACGTGCTCCTGGTCGACGACGGTCTCGCGACCGGGGTGACGGCCACGGCCGCCCTGCGTTCGCTGCGTCGGGAGGGACCGCGCAGGCTCGTGTTCGCCTCCCCCGTGTGCGCGCCGCAGGCCGCCTCCGCCCTCCGGGCCGAGGCGGACCGCGTGGTGTGCGTGTCCGAGCCCGCGAACTTCCAGGCGGTCGGCCAGTGGTACGGCGACTTCTCGCAGACCGACGACGACGAGGTGGTCGCCCTGCTGGCCCGGTACTCCGGGAGGACTCCGTGA
- a CDS encoding HPr family phosphocarrier protein, which yields MTEVAERTVTVASKVGLHARPAALVAKTAAAQSVEVTIAKDGGTPVAASSVLNLMTLGAAHGDTVVIAAQGDGAEEAVEAVAAVVARDLDG from the coding sequence ATGACGGAAGTGGCCGAACGCACAGTCACGGTGGCGAGCAAGGTGGGACTGCACGCCAGGCCCGCGGCCCTGGTCGCCAAGACCGCGGCGGCACAGTCCGTGGAGGTCACCATCGCCAAGGACGGCGGCACGCCGGTGGCCGCGTCGAGCGTGCTGAACCTGATGACGCTCGGCGCCGCCCACGGCGACACGGTCGTGATCGCCGCTCAAGGCGACGGGGCCGAGGAGGCCGTGGAGGCCGTCGCGGCCGTGGTCGCGCGAGACCTCGACGGCTGA